One region of Mesobacillus boroniphilus genomic DNA includes:
- the bshB1 gene encoding bacillithiol biosynthesis deacetylase BshB1: MEAMKLDILAFGAHSDDVEIGMGGTIAKYAAEGKVIGICDLTKAEMSSNGTVDIRSREANEAAGILGVKMREALDLPDRGLFLKEEYIRKIVAVIRRNTPDIVFAPYFDDRHPDHGSCARLVEEAVFSAAVRRYDEDYGLKPHRAKALYFYMINGFHKPDFVVDVSDFINIKINALNAYESQFMKGEATFDTPLVNGYIETVEAREKLFGKEAGVAYAEGFMSKKPLLIHKDLLGEGK; the protein is encoded by the coding sequence ATGGAAGCGATGAAGCTTGATATTCTGGCGTTTGGTGCCCATTCGGATGATGTGGAAATCGGAATGGGCGGAACAATCGCAAAATATGCTGCCGAAGGAAAAGTGATAGGGATTTGTGATTTGACCAAAGCGGAAATGTCTTCAAACGGAACGGTAGATATAAGGAGCCGTGAAGCAAATGAAGCAGCCGGCATTCTCGGAGTGAAGATGAGGGAAGCGCTTGATTTGCCCGACAGAGGGTTGTTTTTAAAAGAAGAATACATAAGAAAAATTGTTGCAGTGATCAGGCGAAATACTCCGGACATAGTTTTTGCACCTTATTTTGATGACCGTCATCCTGACCATGGCAGCTGTGCCCGCCTTGTTGAGGAGGCGGTCTTTTCGGCAGCAGTAAGAAGATATGATGAAGATTACGGACTGAAACCACATAGGGCAAAAGCTTTATACTTTTATATGATCAATGGATTCCATAAACCTGATTTTGTTGTGGATGTCTCGGATTTCATTAATATCAAAATCAATGCACTAAATGCTTATGAAAGCCAATTCATGAAAGGGGAAGCCACATTTGACACCCCGCTTGTGAACGGTTATATCGAAACGGTCGAGGCGCGCGAGAAACTATTCGGCAAAGAAGCCGGCGTTGCATACGCCGAAGGATTTATGTCCAAAAAACCATTGTTAATCCACAAGGATTTGTTAGGGGAAGGAAAATGA